A stretch of the Rosa rugosa chromosome 5, drRosRugo1.1, whole genome shotgun sequence genome encodes the following:
- the LOC133710629 gene encoding disease resistance protein RPV1-like, with product MEQISKQNMASLTNEAAASSSSSSLPRSSTDQNHYIYEVFLSFRGEDTRFTFTDHLHTALDDRGIKTFIDEELRRGEEISPALLKAIEESRVSIIVFSQNYASSRWCLDELVKILECRKSKRQEVRPIFYKVDPSDVRHQTGAFGDAFAELDQYKYKDSMEKWKAALAEAVNLSGWPFKDGESEAKLIKRIVGDLSAQVINPSCELHVAEHPIGLESCRQDVNNLIDVEENNMVGIWGPGGIGKTTIAKDVFNSIRHKFEGSCFLADVRSNGLAQLQETLLFDILRDSTLKVPNVDVGVSLIKKKMRHKKVLLILDDVSDSSQLQKLVPSPDCFRSGSRILITTRDKRWLIAHEVDEVYEVKMLNDRHALELFSLHAFRRNGPLSNYLELAQRVVRYAQGLPLALIVLGSHLFRRSIEEWKAIIGSCKGGLQTEIQDVLRLSYDALGADLKELFLDIACFFKGEQVDHVKPILEACYGLKSVSGIPQLEEKALIRIDKDAWRGCRIWMHDLIEEMGKDIVHQESHVEPGKRSRVWKREDVDHILTNNTGTKTVLGIQVPWRERSSTISLNAKSFLEMKNLRYISMGKDLEYEPFSGDIDYLSNQLRWLDWPDSPLRSFPSDFYANKLVKLNIPNSRRITRLWERHKNFSRLTCMNLRGCESLKELPDFSGIPNLKELDLYECTRLVEVPDSLRLLDNLVTLNVDHCKNLIRFPRKINFKSAKTIYIRYCKLEEFSEVGKEMGFLRSLDLSGTCIKELHPSITMLIGLEELNLQNCKNLTTLPYNIYELRNLKFLDARDCPKLATFPEIPLKMDSLRLLSLSGSDIRELDHSIGNLIGLEVLDLTGCKNLTTLPCSIYALQNLQTLSLFDCSELVRFPRITDILNVDGCPLSLPKLLWFHIGGCRLSDCDFLVTLDCWDTLIWLDLSRNNFVSLPACITKFVNLKILGLYGCKRLREIPELPPNVHIDTSGCELLEERFSTLTNPGAVIEAESPSFEFDDEEESTPSLWPAFFVFRNSETTPQRGRTITG from the exons ATGGAGCAAATTAGCAAGCAGAATATGGCTTCTCTGACCAACGAAGCAGCAGccagttcttcatcttcttctcttccacGTTCTTCTACTGACCAAAATCATTACATATACGAAGTGTTCCTGAGTTTTCGAGGCGAGGATACGCGCTTTACTTTTACAGATCATTTGCACACCGCTTTAGATGATAGGGGAATTAAGACCTTCATAGATGAGGAGCTcagaagaggagaagaaatatcACCGGCTCTTCTCAAAGCAATTGAGGAGTCAAGAGTTTCAATCATCGTCTTCTCTCAAAATTATGCTTCGTCAAGGTGGTGCTTAGATGAGCTGGTCAAGATACTTGAATGTAGAAAATCCAAAAGACAGGAGGTTAGACCGATTTTCTACAAGGTGGATCCCTCGGATGTACGACACCAAACAGGTGCTTTCGGTGACGCATTTGCTGAACTTGATCAATACAAATACAAGGATAGTATGGAAAAATGGAAGGCAGCTCTTGCGGAAGCAGTAAATTTGTCTGGATGGCCTTTCAAGGATGGCGA ATCCGAGGCTAAATTAATCAAGAGAATTGTTGGGGATTTGTCCGCCCAAGTAATAAACCCTTCATGTGAGTTGCATGTTGCTGAACATCCAATTGGATTAGAGTCTTGTAGACAAGATGTCAATAATCTTATAGATGTCGAGGAGAATAACATGGTTGGCATATGGGGGCCTGGTGGAATAGGAAAGACCACAATTGCGAAGGATGTGTTTAATTCAATCCGCCATAAGTTTGAAGGTAGCTGTTTCTTAGCAGATGTTAGATCAAACGGCCTAGCCCAACTGCAAGAGACACTTTTGTTTGATATTTTAAGAGACTCAACTTTGAAGGTGCCTAATGTTGATGTAGGTGTCAGTTTGATAAAGAAAAAGATGCGACATAAAAAAGTTCTCTTAATCCTTGATGACGTGAGCGATTCTAGCCAATTACAAAAATTAGTTCCATCCCCTGATTGTTTTAGGTCAGGCAGTAGAATTCTCATAACAACAAGAGATAAACGTTGGCTAATTGCTCATGAAGTTGATGAAGTATACGAGGTCAAGATGTTAAATGATCGTCATGCTTTGGAGTTGTTTAGCTTGCATGCATTCAGAAGAAATGGACCTCTAAGCAATTATCTGGAACTTGCACAACGTGTAGTACGCTATGCCCAAGGCCTTCCATTAGCTTTGATAGTTTTAGGCTCTCATCTATTTCGTAGAAGCATAGAGGAGTGGAAAGCTATAATAGGTAGTTGTAAAGGAGGTCTTCAGACGGAGATACAAGATGTTCTTAGACTAAGTTATGATGCTCTCGGAGCAGATTTAAAAGAACTATTTCTTGATATCGCTTGCTTCTTTAAAGGTGAGCAAGTAGACCATGTGAAACCAATACTAGAAGCTTGTTACGGCCTCAAATCAGTGAGTGGTATTCCACAACTCGAAGAAAAGGCCTTAATAAGAATTGACAAAGATGCTTGGAGAGGTTGTAGGATTTGGATGCATGACTTGATAGAAGAAATGGGTAAAGACATTGTGCATCAGGAGTCACATGTTGAGCCTGGGAAACGTAGCAGAGTGTGGAAGAGAGAAGACGTGGACCACATTTTAACAAATAATACA GGAACGAAGACAGTTTTAGGCATCCAGGTCCCGTGGCGTGAACGATCATCAACAATTTCTTTGAATGCTAAAAGCTTCTTAGAGATGAAGAATCTTAGATATATTTCTATGGGCAAAGATCTGGAATATGAACCATTTTCTGGAGACATTGATTATCTCTCCAACCAGTTGAGGTGGCTTGATTGGCCTGATAGTCCGTTGCGATCGTTTCCATCCGATTTTTATGCAAACAAACTTGTAAAGCTCAATATTCCTAACAGCCGCAGAATCACACGACTATGGGAGAGACATAAG AATTTTTCAAGGCTAACATGTATGAAtttaaggggttgtgaatcccTAAAGGAACTCCCAGACTTCAGTGGAATCCCTAACTTGAAAGAGTTGGATCTATATGAGTGTACCAGGTTAGTTGAGGTTCCTGATTCCCTTAGATTGCTTGATAACCTTGTTACCTTGAACGTTGACCACTGCAAGAACCTTATAAGGTTTCcaagaaaaatcaactttaaATCTGCAAAAACAATTTATATTAGGTATTGTAAGCTTGAGGAATTTTCAGAAGTTGGGAAAGAGATGGGTTTCTTGAGAAGTTTGGATCTATCAGGCACTTGCATTAAAGAATTGCATCCGTCCATTACAATGCTTATTGGGCTAGAAGAGTTGAATCTACAGAATTGTAAAAATCTTACAACTTTGCCGTATAATATTTATGAGTTGCGCAATCTAAAGTTTCTTGATGCGAGGGATTGCCCAAAACTTGCTACATTTCCAGAAATTCCATTAAAGATGGATTCCTTGAGACTACTCTCTCTTTCAGGCAGTGATATTAGAGAGTTGGATCATTCAATTGGAAATCTCATTGGGCTTGAAGTGTTGGATCTTACGGGCTGCAAAAATCTTACAACTCTACCGTGCAGCATTTATGCGTTGCAAAATTTACAGACGCTTTCTCTTTTTGATTGCTCAGAACTTGTCAGATTTCCTAGAATAACCGACATTTTGAATGTCGATGGTTGCCCATTATCACTTCCCAAGCTACTTTGGTTCCATATCGGAGGATGCAGATTATCAGATTGTGATTTCCTCGTGACTCTTGATTGCTGGGACACATTAATCTGGCTTGATCTGTCAAGAAACAATTTTGTTAGTCTTCCTGCTTGCATAACCAAATTTGTCAACTTGAAGATACTTGGCTTGTACGGTTGCAAGAGACTCCGAGAAATTCCGGAGCTTCCACCAAACGTTCACATTGACACAAGTGGTTGTGAATTACTGGAGGAGAGATTCTCGACATTGACAAATCCTGGAGCTGTGATAGAGGCAGAGTCGCCGTCATTTGaatttgatgatgaagaagagtcAACTCCGTCGTTATGGCCGGCTTTCTTTGTCTTCCGAAACTCCGAAACGACACCGCAGCGCGGAAGAACCATCACCGGCTGA